A portion of the bacterium genome contains these proteins:
- a CDS encoding sugar transferase codes for MRDSRKTGIVLVYGLVDLVCIFFSFYLPYLLRYADNPYVRSLSLPDKWLRLGDWALGPYTLVFFIWAVLCVLFLNHYRLYRTDRGLGYLDELLLVARAVLLASLSAAGAIFLLQVKIYSRMVFGLNVALLFATLAGWRWAKRWLVRRRVSRGFNNRNVLIAGSGRLGVELARLVAANRHLGLELVGYLGDGAPAAALPAPVLGRLDEVESVIRKYFVDEVLVALDPREERFPELVHRARRLGVGVMVTPGVLGADPADVRVNYLGRVPLLEYQEKGLHGADLFLKRGFDIAGSLAGLVLLSPLFLAIAAAVRMGSPGPVIYASRRCGRKGRVFRFFKFRTMLPGADAMLEELRHLDETDGPVFKIRNDPRVTRCGRFLRRYSLDELPQLWNVLRGDMSLVGPRPPTPEEVDRYEEWQLRRLEIRPGLTCLWQVSGRSNLSFSQWMKLDLYYIDNWSFWLDLKILLRTCLAVFRGEGAY; via the coding sequence ATGAGGGACTCCCGTAAAACCGGAATCGTTCTGGTCTACGGTCTGGTGGACCTGGTCTGCATATTCTTCTCCTTTTATCTCCCCTACCTTCTGCGCTACGCCGACAACCCCTACGTCCGCTCCCTCTCCCTGCCCGACAAATGGCTCCGGCTGGGGGACTGGGCCCTGGGCCCCTACACCCTGGTTTTCTTCATCTGGGCGGTGCTCTGCGTCCTCTTCCTCAACCACTACCGGCTCTACCGGACCGACCGCGGCCTCGGCTACCTGGACGAACTGCTCCTGGTGGCCCGGGCGGTTCTCCTGGCCAGCCTTTCGGCCGCCGGGGCGATCTTCCTGCTGCAGGTCAAGATCTACTCCCGGATGGTCTTCGGCCTGAACGTCGCCCTTCTCTTCGCCACCCTGGCCGGCTGGCGCTGGGCGAAGCGCTGGCTCGTGCGCCGTCGGGTGAGCCGGGGGTTCAACAACCGCAACGTCCTCATCGCGGGTTCGGGGCGCCTGGGCGTGGAGTTGGCGCGGCTGGTGGCCGCCAACCGGCACCTGGGGTTGGAGCTGGTCGGCTACCTCGGCGACGGCGCGCCGGCGGCGGCCCTCCCCGCCCCCGTGCTCGGCAGGCTGGACGAGGTGGAGTCGGTGATCCGGAAATATTTCGTGGACGAGGTCCTGGTGGCGCTGGACCCCCGCGAGGAGCGCTTCCCCGAGCTGGTGCACCGCGCCCGTCGGCTGGGGGTCGGAGTGATGGTGACCCCGGGAGTTCTGGGGGCGGACCCCGCCGACGTGCGCGTGAACTACCTGGGCCGGGTCCCCCTGCTCGAATACCAGGAAAAAGGGCTCCACGGCGCCGATCTTTTCCTGAAGCGGGGGTTCGATATCGCCGGTTCCCTGGCCGGGCTCGTGCTCCTCTCCCCCCTCTTCCTGGCGATCGCGGCCGCGGTCCGGATGGGGTCGCCCGGCCCGGTCATCTACGCTTCCCGCCGCTGCGGCCGCAAGGGCCGGGTGTTCCGTTTCTTCAAGTTCAGAACCATGCTCCCGGGGGCGGACGCGATGCTGGAAGAACTGCGCCACCTCGACGAGACCGACGGACCGGTCTTCAAGATCCGCAACGATCCCCGGGTGACCCGCTGCGGCCGCTTCCTCCGCCGCTACAGCCTGGACGAACTGCCCCAGCTCTGGAACGTCCTCCGGGGGGACATGAGCCTGGTCGGTCCCCGCCCCCCCACCCCGGAGGAAGTTGATCGGTACGAAGAATGGCAGCTGCGCCGGCTGGAGATCAGACCGGGCCTGACCTGTCTCTGGCAGGTCAGCGGCCGGAGCAACCTTTCCTTCTCCCAGTGGATGAAGCTCGACCTCTACTACATCGACAACTGGTCGTTCTGGCTCGACTTGAAGATACTGCTGCGGACCTGCCTGGCCGTCTTCCGGGGGGAGGGGGCCTACTAG
- a CDS encoding bacterial transcriptional activator domain-containing protein — protein MKARTVPIALVLTALAVWGALAYRPPLIGGGPVGRIYDIGAFGWWYARAAWSREGWARTPDPVLAARAAWHRPGMARELLGVPPGDLPALARRYFSLGLSAEAAELFTAAAARDPSFAASAAAYLAALEDWNRVLETAAALRGPAGAYWRGRALEETADPAIALEELSRVGEGPFRADAAARSGTLCERGGDRERSLAFYRRALELDPLDRCALEGLARIGDGPEAAAAARTLGFFSRSLPLRVAVGDRFLLLGADLPPGPMPAGARSRIALTLLGWSPGPEGSEVLPLAGMISEAGTFPWYQGGEAFSPPGPGALREVNLEWVWPLEVFPGDVDLGVAFESLPGRERLPASAGRGGYVGLGRLCLDPAWTPSPAAASEVEACGPGAARLNRAVFLGPGDRIRWEFPVPVRARGLAVISSVRSRGPGRAGDRVGTVGIETAAGPAAEVPLRLGRETAGTTEGPASGVPVSGIRQGSGPRGLYDYRTSVRFPEPMEIAAVNVENVSRASGLKIADLVLLDGAAPGPGR, from the coding sequence ATGAAGGCGCGGACGGTCCCGATCGCCCTGGTTCTGACCGCGCTCGCGGTCTGGGGAGCGCTCGCCTACCGCCCCCCCCTGATCGGCGGCGGCCCGGTCGGGCGGATCTACGACATCGGGGCTTTCGGCTGGTGGTACGCCCGCGCGGCCTGGTCCCGGGAAGGCTGGGCCCGGACCCCGGACCCGGTCCTGGCCGCCCGGGCGGCGTGGCACCGGCCGGGAATGGCCCGGGAGCTGCTGGGCGTCCCCCCCGGGGACCTCCCGGCCCTGGCCCGCCGTTATTTTTCCCTGGGGCTGAGCGCCGAAGCCGCCGAACTGTTCACGGCGGCGGCCGCCCGGGATCCGTCCTTCGCCGCTTCCGCCGCCGCCTACCTGGCGGCGCTGGAAGACTGGAACCGGGTCCTGGAAACCGCGGCGGCGCTCCGCGGCCCCGCGGGCGCGTACTGGCGGGGCCGGGCGCTGGAGGAGACCGCCGATCCGGCCATAGCCCTGGAGGAACTGAGCCGGGTCGGGGAAGGCCCTTTCCGGGCGGACGCGGCCGCCCGGTCCGGCACTCTTTGCGAACGGGGGGGGGACCGGGAGCGCTCCCTGGCGTTCTACCGGCGCGCGCTCGAGCTCGATCCTCTCGACCGATGCGCCCTGGAGGGCCTGGCCCGGATCGGGGACGGCCCCGAGGCCGCGGCGGCGGCGCGGACCCTGGGCTTCTTTTCCCGCTCGCTTCCCCTGCGGGTAGCGGTGGGGGACCGGTTTCTGCTGCTGGGCGCCGATCTACCCCCCGGACCGATGCCCGCCGGGGCCCGGAGCCGGATCGCGCTCACGCTTCTGGGCTGGTCGCCGGGCCCGGAAGGGAGCGAAGTGCTTCCCCTGGCGGGAATGATCTCGGAGGCGGGAACGTTCCCCTGGTACCAGGGGGGGGAGGCGTTTTCGCCCCCGGGCCCGGGAGCGCTGCGGGAAGTGAATCTGGAGTGGGTCTGGCCCCTGGAGGTTTTTCCCGGAGACGTCGATCTGGGGGTCGCCTTCGAGTCCCTTCCCGGCAGGGAACGGCTCCCGGCGTCCGCCGGGCGGGGGGGCTACGTCGGTCTCGGGCGCCTTTGCCTGGACCCCGCCTGGACCCCGAGCCCGGCCGCCGCTTCCGAGGTCGAGGCTTGCGGTCCCGGCGCGGCGCGGCTGAACCGGGCCGTCTTCCTGGGGCCCGGGGACCGGATCCGTTGGGAATTTCCGGTCCCGGTGCGGGCGCGGGGACTGGCGGTGATCTCCTCGGTCCGTTCCCGGGGCCCCGGCCGCGCCGGGGACCGGGTGGGAACGGTCGGGATCGAAACCGCCGCCGGCCCGGCGGCGGAAGTGCCGCTGCGGCTGGGCCGCGAAACCGCGGGCACCACGGAAGGCCCGGCGTCCGGCGTTCCCGTCTCCGGAATCCGGCAGGGGAGCGGCCCCCGCGGGCTCTACGACTACCGGACCTCGGTCCGGTTCCCGGAGCCGATGGAGATCGCCGCCGTGAACGTCGAGAACGTCTCCCGTGCGAGCGGGCTGAAAATCGCCGATCTGGTGCTGCTTGACGGCGCCGCCCCGGGGCCGGGCCGGTGA